Proteins encoded by one window of Pseudonocardia alni:
- a CDS encoding TetR/AcrR family transcriptional regulator yields MTGTATPRGARLSRGARRAQLLLAARDVFADQGYHAAAMDDIAERAGVSKPVLYQHFPGKLELYQALLTTYAEELVERVSNAIERTEHNKERVQAAVAAYFDFVAGEGKAYRLVFESDLRGDPEAAALVESALDRCIDAVAGAVTTDAGLDQDRARLLAVGLVGLSQVGAQFWLDSDQRVPRDEAVALMASLAWRGIAGFPKQGLDQI; encoded by the coding sequence ATGACCGGAACCGCCACGCCACGGGGCGCACGACTGTCCCGCGGTGCGCGGCGCGCCCAGCTGCTGCTGGCCGCCCGCGACGTGTTCGCCGACCAGGGCTACCACGCCGCCGCGATGGACGACATCGCCGAGCGGGCAGGCGTCTCCAAGCCCGTGCTGTACCAGCACTTCCCCGGGAAACTGGAGCTGTACCAGGCGCTGCTCACGACCTACGCCGAGGAGCTCGTCGAGCGGGTCTCCAACGCCATCGAGCGGACCGAGCACAACAAGGAGCGCGTGCAGGCCGCCGTCGCGGCGTACTTCGACTTCGTCGCCGGCGAGGGCAAGGCCTACCGCCTGGTGTTCGAGTCCGACCTGCGGGGCGACCCGGAGGCCGCGGCGCTGGTGGAGAGCGCGCTGGACCGCTGCATCGACGCGGTCGCCGGCGCGGTCACCACCGACGCCGGCCTGGACCAGGACCGTGCGCGGCTGCTCGCCGTCGGTCTCGTCGGGCTGAGCCAGGTCGGCGCCCAGTTCTGGCTGGACTCCGACCAGCGGGTCCCGCGCGACGAGGCCGTGGCGCTGATGGCCTCGCTGGCCTGGCGGGGCATCGCCGGGTTCCCGAAGCAGGGCCTCGACCAGATCTGA
- a CDS encoding alpha/beta fold hydrolase: MSTRIVTRDGTGLFARVSGPESAPVTVLLAHGWTLDERCWAPVADALAVGAPGGGPAPRVIRYDHRAHGRSDDTPDELKTLDVLADDMAEVITRLAPTGPLVIAGHSMGGMTAMALAQRHPDLVASRVTGVALVATASGGLGAAATLGMTGRPAKMFLAGKDKVTVSPLWTGRRSLSTHPTLLRAGLQPLLLGTRPDRLAVRATCEAIADCRPTTVSGFTPTLTSHERDEALAAFSSLPVEILVGTRDRLTPPRFARRIHRSLPRAELTVFPGAGHMLPVERVGGVTDRIAALVRRAGAEQAA, translated from the coding sequence ATGAGCACACGGATCGTCACCCGTGACGGGACCGGCCTGTTCGCCCGGGTCTCGGGCCCGGAGTCGGCGCCGGTCACGGTGCTGCTGGCGCACGGCTGGACCCTCGACGAGCGCTGCTGGGCCCCGGTCGCCGACGCCCTCGCCGTCGGTGCGCCCGGCGGCGGCCCCGCGCCGCGGGTGATCCGCTACGACCACCGCGCGCACGGCCGCTCCGACGACACCCCCGACGAGCTCAAGACCCTCGACGTCCTCGCCGACGACATGGCCGAGGTGATCACCCGGCTCGCCCCGACCGGGCCGCTGGTGATCGCCGGGCACTCGATGGGCGGGATGACGGCGATGGCGCTGGCCCAGCGCCACCCCGACCTCGTCGCGTCCCGGGTCACCGGCGTCGCGCTCGTCGCGACCGCCAGCGGCGGCCTCGGGGCGGCGGCGACGCTCGGGATGACCGGGCGGCCCGCGAAGATGTTCCTGGCAGGCAAGGACAAGGTGACCGTCAGCCCGCTGTGGACCGGGCGCCGGTCGCTGTCGACCCACCCGACGCTGCTGCGGGCCGGGCTGCAGCCGTTGCTGCTCGGCACCCGGCCGGACCGGCTCGCCGTCCGCGCGACCTGCGAGGCGATCGCCGACTGCCGCCCGACGACGGTCTCCGGGTTCACCCCGACCCTCACCAGCCACGAGCGCGACGAGGCGCTGGCGGCGTTCTCGTCGCTGCCGGTGGAGATCCTCGTGGGGACCCGGGACCGGCTCACACCGCCGCGGTTCGCCCGGCGGATCCATCGCAGCCTGCCGCGCGCCGAGCTGACCGTGTTCCCCGGCGCCGGGCACATGCTCCCGGTGGAGCGGGTCGGCGGGGTCACCGACCGGATCGCCGCGCTGGTGCGCCGGGCCGGGGCGGAGCAGGCGGCCTGA
- a CDS encoding glycoside hydrolase family protein, translating to MDDATEEVGMGRIAGSAAARLAGFGAASVLVFTAAWTAGGAVGTLSATPAADARAGDERGDDGVLAAGLATGDATTGAGGVLTTAAGYTLTPVGTVHPWREPTEVAFTVTGSDGAPVTRFDAPADGSGVLDVAVLRRDVAGYMRLRATQGPDGVWRAPVRFPGQGVWRLYAGFTPTGGPHLDLGTDLHVPGTYGAFTFPAENRAGLCGGSDQQVRLDGALVPGGDSRLFATVGRDGTPVTDLEPVDGGAFGRMTAVRQGDLARFPVRPEITGAAATDRSGPGVAFAVSVPAPGSYRLFLDYRSGGVLRSCEFTLPTAPGS from the coding sequence GTGGACGACGCGACGGAGGAGGTGGGCATGGGGCGGATCGCGGGATCGGCCGCGGCCCGGCTTGCCGGTTTCGGCGCCGCGTCGGTGCTGGTGTTCACCGCGGCCTGGACGGCGGGCGGTGCGGTGGGCACGCTCTCGGCGACCCCGGCCGCCGACGCGCGTGCCGGCGACGAGCGCGGCGACGACGGAGTCCTCGCGGCCGGCCTGGCCACCGGCGACGCGACGACCGGCGCGGGCGGCGTGCTCACCACCGCGGCCGGCTACACCCTGACCCCGGTCGGGACCGTCCACCCCTGGCGCGAGCCCACCGAGGTCGCGTTCACCGTGACCGGTTCCGACGGCGCCCCGGTGACCCGGTTCGACGCCCCCGCCGACGGCTCCGGGGTCCTGGACGTCGCCGTGCTGCGACGCGACGTCGCCGGCTACATGCGGCTGCGCGCCACCCAGGGCCCCGACGGCGTGTGGCGGGCACCGGTCCGGTTCCCCGGCCAGGGCGTGTGGCGGCTGTACGCCGGGTTCACCCCGACCGGCGGCCCGCACCTGGACCTCGGGACCGACCTGCACGTCCCCGGCACCTACGGTGCCTTCACCTTCCCGGCCGAGAACCGGGCGGGGCTCTGCGGGGGCAGTGACCAGCAGGTCCGTCTCGACGGCGCCCTGGTCCCCGGCGGGGATTCCCGGCTGTTCGCGACGGTCGGGCGCGACGGCACCCCGGTCACCGACCTCGAGCCCGTCGACGGCGGCGCGTTCGGCCGGATGACCGCGGTCCGCCAGGGCGACCTGGCCCGGTTCCCGGTCCGTCCCGAGATCACCGGCGCGGCCGCGACCGACCGGTCCGGCCCCGGGGTGGCGTTCGCGGTGTCGGTCCCCGCCCCGGGCAGCTACCGGCTGTTCCTCGACTACCGCTCCGGCGGTGTGCTGCGGTCGTGCGAGTTCACGCTCCCGACCGCCCCGGGGAGCTGA
- a CDS encoding alpha/beta fold hydrolase, translated as MVAASSMSVHPPVTVPAPVTAPGAATSPGTAGPADAERAAAERPPWPGRAVTSGGVTLHVRETPGSADADAVYVHGLAGSATNWTDLAGLLAPRAAGLSVDLPGFGLSEPTAVADFGPDGMADALLCWLAGRDRPVHLVGNSLGGVIATTVAARRPELVRSLTLVSPAVPDRRPDPRRLSDPRMALAMVPLLGRGARRALAEEPLRTRAERIVKVCFADPQRGSARRLEELISEHEHRATLPWAGAATDGATRGLLGLWAGREIWRRMARVRVPSLVVWGEQDRIVSPRLAARTAATLPGARLLVLPRAGHVAQIERPAAVADAVAALWDTVPVGAGAGR; from the coding sequence ATGGTCGCCGCCTCGTCGATGTCCGTTCACCCGCCCGTCACCGTGCCCGCCCCGGTGACGGCGCCGGGTGCCGCGACGTCCCCGGGCACCGCGGGACCGGCGGACGCGGAACGGGCCGCGGCGGAGCGCCCGCCGTGGCCGGGCCGCGCGGTCACCTCCGGCGGGGTCACCCTGCACGTGCGCGAGACCCCCGGCTCCGCCGACGCCGACGCCGTCTACGTCCACGGGCTCGCCGGGTCGGCCACGAACTGGACCGACCTCGCCGGGCTCCTCGCCCCACGGGCGGCCGGCCTGTCCGTCGACCTGCCCGGGTTCGGGCTGTCCGAGCCGACCGCCGTCGCCGACTTCGGCCCGGACGGCATGGCGGACGCGCTGCTGTGCTGGTTGGCCGGGCGCGACCGCCCGGTGCACCTGGTCGGCAACTCCCTCGGCGGCGTGATCGCGACGACGGTGGCGGCCCGCCGTCCCGAGCTCGTCCGCAGCCTCACCCTGGTCTCGCCCGCGGTGCCGGACCGGCGCCCCGACCCGCGACGCCTGTCGGACCCGCGGATGGCGCTGGCCATGGTGCCGCTGCTCGGGCGCGGCGCGCGGCGGGCGCTGGCCGAGGAGCCGCTGCGGACCCGCGCCGAGCGGATCGTGAAGGTCTGCTTCGCCGACCCGCAGCGCGGCTCCGCCCGCCGGCTCGAGGAGCTGATCTCCGAGCACGAGCACCGCGCGACGCTGCCCTGGGCCGGCGCGGCCACCGACGGCGCCACCCGCGGTCTGCTCGGGCTGTGGGCCGGGCGCGAGATCTGGCGCCGGATGGCCCGGGTGCGGGTGCCGTCGCTGGTGGTGTGGGGCGAGCAGGACCGCATCGTGTCCCCGCGGCTGGCCGCGCGGACGGCGGCCACACTGCCCGGGGCGCGGCTGCTGGTGCTGCCCCGGGCCGGGCACGTCGCGCAGATCGAGCGGCCCGCGGCGGTGGCCGACGCCGTCGCCGCGCTGTGGGACACGGTGCCGGTCGGAGCGGGTGCGGGAAGATGA
- a CDS encoding HAD family hydrolase has translation MRPVLRAVAPPVAALFALLLPLAGPPLAGAAWAPPCAAAALLVALAVVATTGRPGLGVAGRGLREGTVTAETGVAAAVLAALGWSAAVLAVAAVSPAGPDAVPADPLAGPVLLPGAAAVLTVVAAAVQRTGRPADGDADEVRAGLRTVADRWSALLTPPAALAAVAVTAFAAGTGTPWPVAVPAGIAVLVGACPVPLLAALPAALRAADRAGGDTVRLPSPLPGRREPVGWTGPAGGPGLVGRVDTVALAGPDVLTGTGPGTVTVHAGRGEDPALVVRLAASVAAGARPGSDLRVAARALADAVDGPVPDVAEADEQPGLGVSGLVAELREPGPGDGGTTATVVAHAVLLGGPDWLAEHGIRVPPPLSVQRERAVAEGRAVLVVAWDGCARAVLALPRAPHPAARPGVTELAAAGVAPVLLTPDDDGAARALAAASGLDPADPDAVRPGLDAAARAAAVAGLRVRGRTVAVAADPATDEAALAAADLAVELVPWPAADGAGPGAADGPDDGPDARPDPVVVPAPGSERICARGGPAEVAAALLIARRARAQVRAYVRAAVVLAVAGVVLAVLGTPAVVVAAVPVLGALGLAARGPHRRS, from the coding sequence TTGCGTCCGGTCCTGCGGGCCGTCGCCCCGCCGGTGGCGGCCCTGTTCGCCCTGCTGCTGCCGCTCGCCGGCCCGCCACTCGCCGGCGCGGCGTGGGCCCCGCCCTGCGCGGCGGCGGCCCTGCTGGTCGCCCTCGCCGTCGTCGCGACGACGGGGCGCCCCGGTCTGGGCGTCGCCGGGCGTGGCCTGCGGGAGGGCACGGTGACCGCCGAGACCGGCGTCGCGGCGGCCGTGCTCGCCGCGCTGGGGTGGTCGGCCGCGGTGCTGGCCGTCGCGGCGGTCTCGCCCGCGGGTCCGGACGCGGTGCCGGCCGACCCGCTCGCCGGGCCCGTCCTGCTGCCCGGCGCCGCCGCGGTGCTGACCGTCGTCGCGGCCGCGGTGCAGCGCACCGGGCGCCCGGCCGACGGGGACGCCGACGAGGTCCGCGCGGGCCTGCGCACCGTCGCGGACCGGTGGAGCGCCCTGCTCACCCCGCCCGCGGCGCTGGCCGCGGTCGCGGTGACCGCGTTCGCGGCGGGCACCGGCACCCCGTGGCCCGTCGCGGTCCCGGCCGGGATCGCGGTGCTGGTCGGGGCCTGCCCGGTGCCGCTGCTGGCCGCGTTGCCGGCGGCGCTGCGGGCCGCGGACCGGGCGGGCGGGGACACGGTGCGGCTGCCGTCGCCACTGCCCGGGCGTCGCGAGCCGGTGGGCTGGACCGGGCCCGCGGGCGGCCCGGGACTCGTGGGCCGGGTGGACACCGTCGCGCTGGCCGGGCCGGACGTGCTGACCGGCACCGGCCCCGGGACGGTCACCGTGCACGCGGGCCGGGGCGAGGACCCGGCACTGGTGGTGCGGCTGGCCGCGTCGGTCGCGGCGGGCGCGCGGCCCGGGTCGGACCTGCGCGTCGCGGCGCGGGCGCTGGCCGACGCCGTCGACGGCCCGGTGCCCGACGTCGCCGAGGCCGACGAGCAGCCCGGCCTCGGGGTGTCCGGCCTGGTGGCCGAGCTGCGGGAGCCCGGCCCGGGCGACGGCGGCACCACGGCGACCGTCGTCGCGCACGCGGTCCTGCTCGGCGGCCCGGACTGGCTGGCCGAGCACGGGATCCGGGTGCCCCCGCCGCTGTCGGTGCAGCGCGAGCGGGCGGTGGCCGAGGGCCGCGCCGTCCTCGTCGTCGCCTGGGACGGGTGCGCGCGCGCCGTGCTCGCGCTGCCCCGGGCGCCGCACCCCGCGGCCCGACCGGGGGTGACGGAACTGGCCGCGGCCGGGGTCGCGCCGGTCCTGCTCACCCCCGACGACGACGGCGCCGCCCGCGCCCTCGCCGCGGCGTCCGGTCTCGACCCGGCCGACCCCGACGCCGTCCGCCCGGGGCTGGACGCGGCGGCGCGGGCCGCGGCCGTCGCCGGGCTGCGGGTACGCGGCCGCACGGTCGCGGTGGCGGCCGACCCGGCCACCGACGAGGCCGCCCTGGCCGCCGCCGACCTGGCCGTGGAGCTGGTGCCCTGGCCCGCCGCCGACGGGGCCGGACCCGGGGCCGCGGACGGCCCGGACGACGGCCCGGACGCGCGGCCGGACCCGGTCGTGGTGCCCGCACCCGGATCGGAGAGGATCTGCGCCCGTGGCGGCCCCGCTGAGGTGGCCGCCGCCCTGCTGATCGCCCGCCGCGCGCGGGCCCAGGTCCGCGCGTACGTCCGTGCGGCCGTGGTGCTCGCCGTCGCCGGCGTGGTCCTCGCCGTACTGGGGACGCCCGCGGTCGTGGTGGCCGCCGTGCCGGTCCTGGGTGCGCTCGGGCTCGCCGCCCGGGGCCCGCACCGCCGATCGTGA
- a CDS encoding DUF4873 domain-containing protein, whose translation MSGDHDHDEGYRGPATLVLDGETVDVEVLLDARHEPFDGRLHWSGRVAAHPRLTALLGSRGGTAEVRTPGHAAVGTLSEPDVWDRFRITGTGRPPFALDGPPPPETD comes from the coding sequence GTGAGCGGCGACCACGATCACGACGAGGGCTACCGCGGCCCCGCCACCCTGGTGCTCGACGGGGAGACCGTCGACGTCGAGGTGCTCCTCGACGCCCGGCACGAGCCCTTCGACGGCAGGCTCCACTGGTCCGGCCGGGTCGCCGCGCACCCCCGGCTCACCGCGCTGCTCGGCAGCCGCGGCGGCACCGCCGAGGTCCGGACGCCCGGGCACGCCGCCGTCGGCACGCTGTCCGAGCCGGACGTGTGGGACCGGTTCCGGATCACCGGCACCGGCAGGCCGCCGTTCGCGCTGGACGGGCCGCCCCCGCCGGAGACCGACTGA
- a CDS encoding DUF3107 domain-containing protein: MKVKIGIAETPRELVVSSDRTPDEVAQLVSGAMKSDDGLLDLTDDEGRRYVVPVARISYVEIGPSEERRVGFGLSG, from the coding sequence GTGAAGGTCAAGATCGGCATCGCGGAGACCCCGCGGGAGCTCGTGGTGTCCAGCGACCGCACGCCGGACGAGGTGGCCCAGCTCGTGAGCGGGGCGATGAAGTCCGACGACGGGCTGCTGGACCTCACCGACGACGAGGGCCGTCGCTACGTCGTCCCGGTCGCGCGCATCTCGTACGTGGAGATCGGCCCGTCCGAGGAGCGCCGGGTCGGATTCGGCCTCAGCGGCTGA
- a CDS encoding AurF N-oxygenase family protein, which produces MSAPARTGSKTNLADREDTARRLLKSSVTTSYDPSIDIDWDAPLVEGRYGIVPERVSLYGTPLWDGLTEEQRITLSVHEFCSVARIGLWFEMILMQMLLRYAYDRDPRRAHIQYALVEIADECRHSMMFAKATERYGVPDYAPRRLTHEQGRLMKTIGTGPAMFAGTLFVEEILDQLQREGMRDERVQPLSRMINKIHVTEEARHVRYAREELQRIMPRTNRAERAWARYLTARIAFVLARNLIHPEVYRSVGIAPAVGRKAALANPHHHEMLRWSSRKLVPFLREQGIVGGPTETLWKRAHLI; this is translated from the coding sequence ATGAGCGCTCCCGCCCGCACCGGCAGCAAGACGAACCTCGCCGACCGCGAGGACACCGCCCGACGGCTGCTCAAGAGCTCGGTCACGACCTCCTACGACCCGTCGATCGACATCGACTGGGACGCCCCGCTGGTCGAGGGCAGGTACGGCATCGTCCCCGAGCGCGTGTCGCTCTACGGCACGCCGCTGTGGGACGGCCTCACCGAGGAGCAGCGGATCACGCTGTCGGTGCACGAGTTCTGCAGCGTCGCCCGGATCGGGCTGTGGTTCGAGATGATCCTCATGCAGATGCTGCTGCGCTACGCCTACGACCGCGACCCGCGTCGCGCGCACATCCAGTACGCCCTGGTCGAGATCGCCGACGAGTGCCGGCACTCGATGATGTTCGCCAAGGCGACCGAGCGCTACGGCGTGCCGGACTACGCCCCGCGGCGGCTCACCCACGAGCAGGGCCGGTTGATGAAGACCATCGGGACCGGCCCGGCGATGTTCGCCGGCACCCTGTTCGTCGAGGAGATCCTCGACCAGCTCCAACGCGAGGGCATGCGCGACGAGCGCGTCCAGCCGCTGTCCCGCATGATCAACAAGATCCACGTCACCGAGGAGGCGCGGCACGTCCGCTACGCCCGGGAGGAGCTGCAGCGGATCATGCCGAGGACCAACCGCGCCGAGCGCGCCTGGGCCCGCTACCTCACCGCGCGGATCGCGTTCGTCCTCGCCCGCAACCTCATCCACCCCGAGGTGTACCGCAGCGTCGGGATCGCCCCGGCCGTCGGGCGGAAGGCGGCGCTGGCCAACCCGCACCACCACGAGATGCTGCGCTGGTCCTCGCGCAAGCTCGTGCCGTTCCTGCGCGAGCAGGGGATCGTCGGCGGCCCGACGGAGACCCTGTGGAAGCGCGCCCACCTGATCTGA
- a CDS encoding DEAD/DEAH box helicase, translated as MTNPGGEKLPPTFAELGVRPEIVSALAENDIVRTFAIQELTLPLALAGEDVIGQARTGTGKTLGFGVPLLQRITPPGERAAATAEGEAADRTKDVPQALVVVPTRELCVQVARDIAAAGKNLGVRVVAIYGGRAYEPQLEALRKGVDVIVGTPGRLLDLAEQRHLVLGRVKALVLDEADEMLDLGFLPDVERILRMLPEERHTMLFSATMPGPIVQLSRAFLTRPTHIRAEEADQGSIHERTKQLVYRAHAMDKVELVTRALQARDRGLTMIFTRTKRTAQRVADDLAERGFAAAAVHGDLGQGAREQALRAFRAEKVDVLVATDVAARGIDVTGVTHVINYQCPEDAKTYVHRIGRTGRAGREGVAVTLVDWDETPRWKMISDDLSLGIDEPVETYSTSDHLFTDLDIPTTASGRLPLSARTRAGLDAEYIDSEGDHQGARKPRGSRRDGAGRDGGGREGSRDGDGDGDEGGRRPRRNRSRSRTRGGVAVEAGASAPAEGAASAGSAEGAPQNGPDAGASAEGGAAKPRRRRRRGGSRRGPGGGESADGADAAAS; from the coding sequence GTGACCAACCCCGGCGGCGAGAAGCTCCCCCCGACCTTCGCCGAGCTCGGCGTCCGGCCCGAGATCGTCTCCGCGCTCGCGGAGAACGACATCGTGCGCACGTTCGCGATCCAGGAGCTCACCCTCCCGCTGGCGCTCGCCGGCGAGGACGTCATCGGCCAGGCCCGCACCGGCACCGGCAAGACGCTGGGCTTCGGCGTCCCGCTGCTGCAGCGGATCACCCCGCCCGGTGAGCGTGCCGCGGCCACCGCCGAGGGCGAGGCCGCCGACCGCACCAAGGACGTCCCGCAGGCGCTCGTCGTCGTCCCGACCCGCGAGCTGTGCGTGCAGGTCGCCCGGGACATCGCCGCCGCGGGCAAGAACCTGGGCGTGCGCGTCGTCGCCATCTACGGCGGCCGTGCCTACGAGCCGCAGCTGGAGGCCCTGCGCAAGGGCGTCGACGTCATCGTCGGCACCCCGGGCCGGCTGCTCGACCTCGCCGAGCAGCGCCACCTGGTCCTCGGCCGGGTCAAGGCGCTCGTCCTCGACGAGGCCGACGAGATGCTGGACCTGGGCTTCCTGCCCGACGTCGAGCGGATCCTGCGCATGCTCCCCGAGGAGCGGCACACGATGCTGTTCTCGGCCACCATGCCGGGCCCGATCGTGCAGCTCTCGCGCGCCTTCCTGACCCGCCCGACGCACATCCGCGCGGAGGAGGCCGACCAGGGCTCCATCCACGAGCGGACCAAGCAGCTCGTCTACCGCGCGCACGCGATGGACAAGGTCGAGCTGGTCACCCGGGCCCTGCAGGCCAGGGACCGCGGCCTGACAATGATCTTCACCCGGACCAAGCGGACCGCCCAGCGGGTCGCCGACGACCTCGCCGAGCGCGGCTTCGCCGCCGCCGCGGTGCACGGTGACCTCGGCCAGGGCGCCCGTGAGCAGGCGCTGCGCGCGTTCCGCGCGGAGAAGGTCGACGTGCTGGTCGCGACCGACGTCGCGGCCCGCGGCATCGACGTCACCGGCGTCACGCACGTCATCAACTACCAGTGCCCCGAGGACGCCAAGACCTACGTGCACCGGATCGGCCGCACCGGCCGCGCCGGGCGCGAGGGCGTCGCGGTCACGCTGGTGGACTGGGACGAGACCCCCCGCTGGAAGATGATCTCCGACGACCTGTCGCTGGGCATCGACGAGCCGGTCGAGACCTACTCGACCTCGGACCACCTGTTCACCGACCTCGACATCCCGACGACGGCGTCCGGGCGGCTCCCGCTGTCCGCGCGTACCCGCGCCGGGCTCGACGCCGAGTACATCGACTCCGAGGGCGACCACCAGGGTGCCCGCAAGCCGCGCGGCAGCCGTCGTGACGGCGCCGGGCGCGACGGCGGCGGCCGCGAGGGCAGCCGCGACGGCGACGGCGACGGCGACGAGGGCGGTCGCCGCCCGCGGCGCAACCGGTCCCGTTCCCGGACCCGCGGCGGGGTCGCGGTCGAGGCGGGTGCCTCGGCCCCCGCCGAGGGTGCCGCCTCCGCGGGCTCCGCCGAGGGCGCCCCGCAGAACGGGCCGGACGCCGGCGCGTCGGCCGAGGGCGGGGCGGCCAAGCCGCGCCGCCGTCGTCGCCGCGGCGGCTCGCGGCGCGGACCCGGCGGCGGCGAGTCCGCCGACGGGGCCGACGCGGCCGCCAGCTGA
- a CDS encoding TetR family transcriptional regulator encodes MPQDTRDVKPDARSRRREERRTEMVSAAVEAIREHGPGVSVAQIAAAAGITKPVLYRHFADRADLQRAVSEHAADMLMQRIYPVLAIDAEPIEHVAAVIDAYLGMIEDEPQLYRFVVANPAEPVPGAEIAQDVRGQIGALLTTLFGERLRAEGRDSGGAEAWAHGIIGMVQTAGEWWLERRTMSRDALTNYLSALIWGGIAGVAGIDSPTANADILRLVPEPQVHDASGRDR; translated from the coding sequence GTGCCCCAGGACACGAGGGATGTCAAGCCGGACGCGCGCAGCCGCCGACGGGAGGAACGGCGGACCGAGATGGTCTCCGCCGCCGTCGAGGCGATCCGCGAGCACGGCCCGGGGGTCTCGGTCGCCCAGATCGCGGCCGCGGCCGGCATCACCAAGCCGGTGCTCTATCGGCACTTCGCCGATCGCGCCGACCTGCAGCGGGCCGTCAGTGAGCACGCCGCGGACATGTTGATGCAGCGGATCTACCCGGTGCTGGCGATCGATGCCGAGCCGATCGAGCACGTCGCCGCCGTCATCGACGCCTACCTCGGGATGATCGAGGACGAGCCCCAGCTGTACCGGTTCGTCGTCGCGAACCCGGCCGAGCCGGTGCCGGGTGCCGAGATCGCGCAGGACGTCCGCGGCCAGATCGGCGCCCTGCTGACCACCCTGTTCGGGGAGCGGCTGCGCGCCGAGGGCCGCGACTCCGGCGGCGCCGAGGCGTGGGCACACGGGATCATCGGGATGGTCCAGACCGCGGGCGAGTGGTGGCTGGAGCGCCGGACGATGAGCCGAGACGCACTCACCAACTACCTGTCCGCGCTGATCTGGGGCGGGATCGCCGGCGTCGCCGGGATCGACTCCCCCACCGCGAACGCCGACATCCTGCGGCTGGTCCCCGAGCCGCAGGTGCACGACGCCTCGGGGCGCGACCGGTGA
- a CDS encoding ferritin-like fold-containing protein codes for MTTGGDAPTAATVELLGVLAYGELSAFDRLAEDARASPTLAGRAQLSTMAAAEIGHFRLIEDHLGRSGITVADAMAPFVALIDSYHASTAPRSWLESLVKAYLGDGLGADFYREVAGWVDPGTGDLVQRVLADTGHSAFAEREVQAACAANPAQRDRLALWGRRLLGEAVTHAQRVVAERDELAEFIVLGSGEKGGVAGLIRTVQTAHGRRMGRLGLS; via the coding sequence ATGACCACTGGAGGCGACGCGCCGACGGCCGCGACCGTGGAGCTGCTCGGCGTGCTGGCCTACGGCGAGCTGTCGGCGTTCGACCGGCTCGCCGAGGATGCCCGGGCCTCGCCGACGCTGGCCGGCCGCGCGCAGCTGTCGACGATGGCCGCCGCCGAGATCGGCCACTTCCGCCTCATCGAGGACCACCTGGGCCGCAGCGGGATCACCGTCGCCGACGCGATGGCGCCGTTCGTCGCGCTGATCGACAGCTACCACGCCTCGACCGCCCCGCGGAGCTGGTTGGAGTCGCTGGTCAAGGCCTACCTCGGCGACGGTCTCGGCGCCGACTTCTACCGTGAGGTCGCGGGCTGGGTGGACCCCGGCACCGGCGACCTGGTGCAGCGGGTGCTCGCCGACACCGGGCACTCCGCCTTCGCCGAGCGCGAGGTGCAGGCCGCCTGCGCCGCCAACCCGGCGCAGCGCGACCGGCTCGCCCTGTGGGGCAGGCGGCTGCTCGGCGAGGCCGTCACCCACGCCCAGCGGGTCGTCGCCGAGCGCGACGAGCTGGCCGAGTTCATCGTGCTCGGCTCGGGGGAGAAGGGCGGCGTGGCCGGGCTCATCCGGACGGTGCAGACCGCGCACGGCCGCCGGATGGGCAGGCTCGGACTCTCCTGA